The DNA window AGTGTCGCTGACGGCAGGCGACACAGTGGTGTTTTCCTCGCGTACCATTCCCGGCAACGAGAAGGCGATCCTCGAGATCAAGAACCGCCTCATCGATCTCGGCGTCAAGATCATCGAGGATGGTGATGCGCTGGTGCATGTCTCCGGCCATCCTCGGCGCAGCGAATTGCGCAAGATGTATGAATGGGTGCGCCCGCAGATCGGCGTTCCCGTGCATGGCGAGGCGGCGCATCTGGTGGCGCAGGGATCGCTGATGTCGACATCGGGCATCGGCCAGGTGGCGCAGGTGCGCGACGGCGACATGCTGCGGCTCGCTCCCGGCCCCGCCACCATCATCGACCAGGTGCCGTTCGGCCGCATCTACAAGGATGGCAGACTGATCGGCACCGATCAGGCTATGGGCATCCGCGACCGGCGCAAACTGTCCTTTGCCGGCCATGTCGCGGTCAATGTCGTGCTCGACGACAAATATGAACTTGCCGGAGACCCCGATCTGGTCGCCATCGGCGTCGCCGAGGCCGATGGCCGTGGCGAGACGCTGGAAGATTTGATGATCGATGCGGCAATCGGCGCGGTGGACTCGATCCCCCGCCAGCGCCGAAAAGACCTCGACCTGGTGCAGGAAGCGGTACGGCGCGCGGTGCGTGGCGCCGCCAACGAAGCCTGGGGCAAGAAGCCGCTGGTGACGGTGTTCGTCACGAGGTGACGAACAAGGGAGTAGGGGAATAAGGGAGTAGGGCAGTAGGGATTTCGATACGAGGCACGGTCAGCTTTCCCCCTATTGCCATACTGCCTTACTGCCCTGAGGAAAAACCTATGCTCGGACGTCTGAACCATGTCGCGCTTGCGGTGCCGGAGCTGACAGCTGCCGTCGCCGCCTATCGCAACACGCTGGGCGCCGAGGTGACGGAGCCGCAGGCGCTGCCGGAGCATGGCGTCACGGTGGTGTTCGTCAATGTCGGCAACACCAAGATCGAACTTCTGGAGCCTTTGGGCGAGGGGTCGCCGATCGCCGCTTTCCTGGCGAAGAACCCTTCCGGCGGCATGCACCATCTTTGCTACGAAGTCGATGACATCCTGGTCGCGCGCGATCAGCTCAAGGCTGCCGGCGCCCGTGTGCTGGGCGACGGCAACCCGAAGATCGGCGCCCATGGCAAACCGGTGCTGTTCCTGCATCCGAAGGATTTCTTCGGCACGCTGATCGAACTGGAGCAATCATGAGCTGGGTTTCGTTCACCGCCCTGTTCTTCGCGACCTGGTGGGTGGTGCTGTTTGCCGTGCTGCCGTTCAGCGTGAAGACGCAGGACGACGATCACGATGTGACGCTGGGCACGGTTCCGAGCGCGCCGCGCGGCCCCCACATGCTGCGCGCCGTGATCCGCACCACCGTCGCCACCGCGATCCTCATGGGCATTTTCTATGGCCTGACGCACGGCCTGGGATACAGCCTCAACGACATCCCGCACATCGTACCGGATTTCGGCCAGACGCCAGCCAAATAGTCCAAATAGACTGTCCGACAACGGTGTTTTGATCCGTCGAAACCCTGCGGTTTCGGACGGGAATGCGGTGCCGTTTTGCGGTTGGGGGAGCGCTGACGCAGGGTAAGGTGGTTTGGCAATTCGTTGCGCTAAGCGGATGATTGCACAAAAAAATGCAAGGCACAAGGCCTTGCAATTTAAACGCGTCCGATCTGTTTCCGGTTTCCGGCGGCAGCGAGTAACCGCGCCTAGATCGCATCCTCCCAAGACTTTGACCGCGTAGGAGAGCAGATTTTTTCTGCCCTCTCGGTTATCGGGGCACATTAGCCTAACGCGAATGAAAATGTCACGAAGAATTTTGCCTCGAAACGGGCATTCTCGTGCTGCACTGCACAATAGTGCGGCAGGCGTTGCTTTCGAAACGTCCAGTAAGACGCGTGCGGCACTGCGACGCCGGGTTTGGGTTCCCATTCCGCCATGAAATGGCTATGAAGCCGGGTCAAGCAAGCCAAAGCCGCGCCGATTCTGACGCGGCCATCCTCACTCACGGACCTGTCCATGCGTTTGTCGCAGTTTTTCCTGCCCATCCTCAAAGAAAATCCGCGCGAGGCTGAAATCGTCTCGCACCGGCTGATGCTGCGCGCCGGCATGATCCGCCAGCAGGGGCAGGGCAGTTTCTCGTGGCTGCCGCTCGGCAAGCGTGTGCTGGACAAGGTCTGCCGCATCATCCGCGAGGAGCAGAATCGCGCCGGTGCGCAGGAAATCCTGATGCCCACCATCCAGTCGGCCGACCTGTGGCGCGAAAGCGGCCGCTATGACGACTACGGCAAGGAGATGCTGCGCATCAAGGACCGGCAGGACCGTGACATGCTCTACGGCCCGACCAACGAGGAAGTGGTCACCGAGATCGTCCGCGCCTATGTGAAGTCCTACAAGGACCTGCCGCTCAATCTCTACCACATCCAGTGGAAGTTCCGCGACGAAGTGCGGCCGCGATTCGGCGTCATGCGTTCGCGCGAGTTCCTTATGAAGGACGCCTATTCCTTCGACCTCGACTTCGAGGGCGCCAAGGCGGCCTACAACAGGATGTTCGTGTCCTATCTCAGGACTTTTACGCGCATGGGGCTGCAGGCCATACCGATGCGGGCCGACACCGGGCCGATCGGCGGCGATCTCAGCCATGAATTCATCATCCTCGCCGACACAGGCGAGAGCCAGGTCTTCTGCCACCGCGACTATCTTTCGCTCGATGTGCCCGGCGCCAACACCGACTTTGCCAACGACGCCGAGATTGCCGACATCGTCAAGACATGGACGACGCCCTACGCCGCCACCGACGAGATGCATGACGAGGCGGCGTGGGAAAAGATCGGCGAGAGCGACAAGGTTTCGGCGCGCGGCATCGAGGTCGGCCACATCTTCCATTTCGGCGACAAATATTCCAAGCCGATGGGCGCCAAGGTGACCGGGCCTGACGGCAAGGATCATTTCGTCTCCGGCGGCTCCTACGGCATCGGTCCTTCGCGCCTGGTCGCGGCGATCATCGAGGCCAGCCATGACGACAACGGCATCATCTGGCCGGAAGCCGTGGCGCCGTTCGACATCGGGCTGATCAACATGAAGGCGGGCGACGCCGAATGCGACCGCGTCTGCGACGAACTGCATGCCGCTTTCGTCGCCGCCGGCAATGACGTGCTCTACGACGATACCGACCAGCGGCCCGGCGGCAAGTTCGCCACCGCCGATCTGATCGGCCTGCCATGGCAGGTGATAGTTGGGCCGCGTGGTGTCGCTGCCGGCGAGATCGAGATTAAGAATCGCAAGACCGGCGAGCGCGAGACGCTGCCGATCGCGGACGCGAAAAAGCGCTTCGGTGTCGCTGCATGAGCGAGGCGGTGGCGGCAAGATCGGTCGGCGCCGGACCCTTTTCCATCTTCGAGCGCATGGTCGCCTGGCGCTATCTGCGTTCGCGGCGCAAGGAGACGGTGATCTCGGTGATCGCCTCGATCTCCTTCCTCGGCATCATGCTGGGCGTCGCCACGCTGATCGTGGTGATGGCGGTGATGAACGGGTTTAGGGCGGAGCTGTTGACGCGCATCCTTGGCGTCAACGGCCATCTGATCGTGCAGCCGCTCGATTCGCCGCTGGAGGACTATGCTCAGGTCGCTAGCCGCATCAATGGCGTGCCGGGTGTCAAATACGCCATCCCGCTGATCGACGGCCAGGTGCTGGCGCAGGGCAATGTCGGCGGCGGCACCGGAGCGCTGGTGCGCGGCATACGCGGTGAGGATCTCAGCAAGATCGCCATCGTCGCCAGCAACATCAAGCAGGGCTCGATCGCCGATTTCGACACCAGCGAGGGCGTTGCGATCGGCAAGCGCATGGCCGAGAATCTCGGCCTGACGCTCGGTGACACCATCACCTTGATCTCGCCGGACGGCGACGTGACCCCGATTGGCACGACGCCGCGCATGAAGGGCTACAAGATCGCGGCGATCTTCGAAGTCGGCATGTCCGAATATGACACCTCCATCGTCTACATGCCGTTCTCCGAAGCGCAGCTTTATTTCAACATGGACGGGCGAGCGCAGACGATCGAGATCTATGTCGACAATCCCGACGATGTCGACGCGCTGAAACCGAAGGTGGAGGCGGCGGCGCAGCGGCCGATCGACATGGTTGACTGGCGCCAGCGCAACGAGACCTTTTTCTCCGCCCTGCAGGTCGAGCGCAATGTCATGTTCATGATCTTGACGCTGATCGTGCTGGTGGCGGCGCTCAACATCATCTCCGGCCTGATCATGCTGGTGAAGGACAAGGGGCATGACATCGCCATCCTGCGCACCATGGGGGCGTCGCGTGGCGCCATCCTGCGCATCTTCCTGATGACGGGGGCGGCGATCGGCGTGACCGGCACGCTCGCCGGCGTGCTGCTCGGCGTGCTGATCTGCACCAACATCGAATCGATCCGCCAGTTCTTCTCCTGGATGACCGGCAAGGTGCTGTTCAACCCGGAACTCTATTTCCTCAGCCAGCTGCCGGCGAAGATGGATCCGCGCGAGACGACCTATGTCATCCTGATGGCGCTCGGCCTGTCCTTCCTGGCAACGGTGTTTCCCGCATGGCGGGCCGCGCGTCTCGATCCGGTCGAAGCCTTGAGGTACGAGTAGTGGCCGAGGTCATTATCGAGCTGAAGAGCGTCGAGCGGCACTATGTCCAGGGGCCGCGCAAGCTCACCATTCTCAACGGCGCCGATTTCTCGCTGAAGCGCGGCGAGATGGTGGCGCTGGTGGCGCCGTCGGGCACCGGCAAGTCGACGCTGCTGCACACTGCCGGCCTGCTGGAGCGTCCCGACGCCGGCGACGTCATTCTGGCCGGCCGTGCCTGCGGGCGGCTCTCCGACGACGAGCGCACGGCGATCCGCCGCAACGATGTCGGCTTCGTCTACCAGTTCCATCATTTGCTGCCAGAATTCTCGGCGCTGGAAAACATCATGATGCCGCAGCTCATCAAAGGGCTGAGCCGCAAGGACGCGGCCGAGCGCGCGGCGCAGCTGCTCGATTACATGCAGATCGGCAAGCGCGCATCGCACCGGCCATCCGAACTCTCCGGCGGCGAGCAGCAGCGCGTCGCCATTGCGCGTGCGGTCGCCAATGCGCCGTTGGTGCTGCTGGCCGATGAGCCGACCGGCAATCTCGACCCGGTCACCGCCTCCTATGTGTTCGAGGCGCTGGCGGCGCTGGTCAAGCAATCGGGCCTCGCGGCGCTGATCGCCACCCACAATCACGAACTGGCATCGCGCATGGACCGGCGCGTCACGCTGGCCGACGGCAAGGTCGTGCCGCTCTAAGGCTTGTTGAGATTCAGGATTCCCTCTGAGCTTGGATCGTGATTCAAGCTTTGGATGGAACGATTTGTGCTGACGGACGCCCAATGGGCGAAGATGGAACCGCATTGCCTGGGTAAACCAACCGATCCCGGACGAAGTGGGAGTGACAATCGCCGCTTCATCGAAGCCTTGCTTTGGATCGTGCGGACAGGAAGTCCATGGCGTGATCTTCCAGCCTTCTTCGGAGGCTGGAACGCCGTTTTCAAACGCTACCGCGATTGGGTCAAAGCCGATGTTTTCATTCGGCTTTTCGAGGCTTGTTCGGATGAACCGGACATGGAATACGCCATGGTCGATGCCACCATCGTCAAGGTCCACCGCCATGGACAGGGCGCAAAAGGGGGACTCAAAGCCAGGCCATAGGCCGCTCCAAGGGCGGTATGACCACCAAAATTCTGGCGCTCACCGATGCACTTGGAAATCTGGTGCGCTTTGTCCTCTTGCCCGGCCAGCGGTTCGATACGGTGGGCGTCGCGCCGCTTATCGGTGGCGTCTGCTTCGGCGGCTTGATCGCCGACAAAGCCTTCGACAGCAACACCATCATTGCCGACCTGAATGAGCGCGGCGCCAAGATCGTTATTTCACAGCACTCACGTCGTACTTTTCCCCTGCCGCTCGACAAGGAACTCTACAAATGGCGCCACCTGATCGAGAACTTCTTCTGCAAACTCAAGGAATTCAAGCGTATCGCCATGCGAGCCGATAAAACCGATCAGAGCTTCGCTGCCTTCATCAATCTCGCAGCCGCCGTCATAAACTCACGCTGAATCTCAACAAGCCTTAGGGCACGGCGATACCCAGGTGAGGCCGGCCCGCGAAAGCCGGCTCCTGCGCTTCCCCGTTCTACCGCGTCGCGGTAGAACTGAGCTCACGTACCCAAAAGTACGCTCCGCTCGTCGCAAGGCGACCCCGAAATCCACCATTTTCGGCTTGGCCTGACCTGAGTCTCGACGTGCCCTGGTGGGCGCTGGGCAACCTTCGTTCGCCCGTCAACCTTTCCTTAACCCTGCCGATTTGATCGCCGGAAAATTCTGTCGCGGCCGGATTGTGCTCGTTGACATTGAAACAAAATTAGAACAAACTACGAACATATCAACAACAGGAGAGAGTTATGACCGATCTGGTTCAGGATGTCATCTCACTGGTTTGCATGAGCACCTTCCTCGTTTCCATGGCGATTTGGATCGGAGCCATGTGATTTGGCGGCATTCGCCGCCGTGATTCTGAGCGGGCTATGACCCGTTCCGCCGTTAAGCTTTTCTTGCCGCCGCGACGTTAGGGTGCCCTGAAAGACAGGGAGAAACGTCGCGTGTCGCCCATCGTCACGGCCATTCTCGTGGCCAGCAATCTCGGGCTGATCTTTCTCTTGATGACCGTGCCGCTTGGTCTGCGCACGGTCCGGCTCAGCCGCGTGATAGCAGCGGACCGGCAGCGCCTCTGGCAGGCGCTGTGGCCGATTGGCAACGATGCCGGCTGGTCCGGCGAGATACTCTCGGCCGAAGCGCCGGACGGTGAGGGCGTGGCTCGAATCATGCTGTCCTGGGAAGGCCGCGACGGCAAGCCGATCGAGCGCAAGTCGCGGTTTGAAGAGGTGGTCGAGGGCAGCAGCTTTTCGATGCGGGTCCTCGAGGACACCGCGCTCGACGCTTCGTTCTGGAAGGATTTTCGCGAAACCACCGAACTCGTCTCCAACGGCAATGGTACGCGGGTCACCCTCAGCCAGACCGATCGCTACCGCGGCGTTGCCTTCCTGGTCTTCCGCTATTTCGCCATGCGCCGTGAACTCTCCAAGCTGCAGCATTGGGCGCGGACCGGGCAGTATCGCAAGGGCGGCTGGTTCGAGCATCCGCTGAGCCAGGTCGGCTTCGCCGCGCTGTCGGCATTGATCCTGTGGCCGTTCTTCGGCCTTCATTTCGGCGGGCTGGCGCTCGCCGCGATCCTGACATCGGTGGTCGCCCTGCATGAGCTCGGCCATATGGCGGCGTTTCGCCTGATGGGCCACAACAGGGCGCGGATGATCTTCATCCCGCTGCTCGGCGGCATCGCCATTGGCGGCCGGCCCTATGACAGCCGTTTCGAGGTCGCCTTCGTGGCATTGATGGGCGCCGGCTTCTCCGCCTTCCTGGTGCCGATCGCAATCGCCGCAAGTACCTTTGCCGGCGCTGAAGGACATCGGCTGGCGGCAATGCTGCTGGCGGCTCTGGCTGGTTTTGCCGCCCTGTTCAACATCGCCAATCTGGTGCCGGTGTGGAAGTTCGACGGCGGTCAGGTGCTGCGCCAGATCTGCCCGGGGCCGATCGCGCTGTCGCTGGCATCGTTCTTCCTGCTCTCGGCCTTTCTGGCTGTGGGTTGGCAGGCCGGCTTTTCCTCCAATTTCCTGCTCGCGACAGGAGCGGTGTTTTCGATCCTCAGCCTGCTGACGATGAGCAGCGGGGTAAAGCCGCGTCACGAGCTGAAGCCGATCCATACCATAGACCGCTTCGCCATGGCGGCGGCGTTGCTGGCGGTGTTCGCCATCCATGGCTACGGCGTTCTGTGGGCCTCCGCGCAGCTGATCTGAGCCGTTCCCCGACCGGAAAGTTCAACCGGCCTTGCGCGCCGCTTCGACAGGCAAAACCGTGGCGGGACCGAAAACATCCTCGAAGGCGGATTTCAGCGCCAGGTCAAGGTCGGCCATAGTCAGGGGAAGGCCGAGGTCGACGAGGCTAGTGACGCCGTGGTCCTGCACGCCGCAGGGCACGATGCCGCTGAAATGGTCGAGATCCGGCTCGACATTGATGGCGATGCCGTGAAAGCTTACCCAGCGCCGCAGCCGGATGCCTATCGCCGCGATCTTGTCCTCGGCCGGCGAGCCGTCCGGCAAGGAGGGGCGATCCGGCCGCACCACCCAGACGCCGACCCGGTCCTCGCGGCGTTCGCCATGCACGTTGAAGGCGGCGAGCGTGCCGATGATCCACTGTTCGAGCGCGGCGACAAAGGCACGAACATCCTCGCGCCGCCGCTTGAGATCAAGCATCACATAGGCGACCCGCTGGCCCGGCCCATGATAGGTGTATTCGCCGCCGCGTCCTGCCGCGAAGACCGGGAAGCGGTTGGCGTCGATCAGGTCCTCGCCGCGGGCGCTGGTGCCGGCGGTGTAGAGCGGCGGGTGTTCGACCAGCCAGACCATTTCGCCGGCAGCCCCGCTACGGACCGCCTCGGCGCGCGCCTCCATGAAGGCAAGCGCATCGGGATAGGCGGTGAGGCCGGGCTCAATGCGCCAATCGACCGGTGCCGAACCGGGGAGCGGCAGGAACGACGTGGCGATCTGGCTGCGTTCTGGCATGACGTGTCGCTTTTTGCTTCTACCTGTCGTGGCCCCAAAACCGCCTTGCACTTTTGGGCGACATGCATTTGTCCTCCATATGGCGATATCGGGCCGAAACGTCCAGTTCCGGCACTGCATTCGAGCCCTGCGGAGCATTATGCCAATCGCCTGATATTATTGCTTGCCGCGCACTTGTTTCGCCGGAAACGATTTGCTACACGCCGCGAGCCGGTCGGTTCCGGCTCTACCACGTGCGGTCGTGGCGGAATTGGTAGACGCGCAGCGTTGAGGTCGCTGTGGGGCAACCCGTGGAAGTTCGAGTCTTCTCGACCGCACCAAGATTTCCCTGACAGATTGCTTCTGGCGAGCCGAGGCGGCAAGCGACGACACGTCGCGGCCACACGGCTTGCCGAGGATCGAAACGGAAGCGGCGGCGGGTCATCCAGACCCGCCGCCGCTTCGCTTTTTCAGTTGCCCCGGAAAGTGGGCTTGCTCGTGGCGGTCAGGCGGCCTTCTTCATCCGGGCCAGGGTGTCGGCCACGACCTCGCCGAAGGAAGATGGCGTCGGTACGATGACGACGCCGGCCTCTTTCAGGATTTCGACCTTTTCCTGCGCCGACTCGCCGAAGGCGGAGATGATGGCGCCGGCATGGCCCATGCGCCGGCCCTTCGGCGCGGAAAGCCCGGCAATATAGGCGATCAGCGGCTTGCGCATGTTGTCGCGGGCCCAGAGCGCGGCTTCCGCCTCCTGTGGTCCGCCGATCTCGCCGATCATAACCACGGCATCGGTCTCGTCGTCCTGTTCGAACAGCTTCAGCATGTCCTTGAAGGACGAGCCGTTGATTGGATCGCCGCCGATGCCGACGCTGGTCGAGACACCGATGCCAAGTGCTTTCATCTGCGAGGCTGCCTCGTAGCCGAGCGTGCCCGAGCGCCCGACGATGCCGATGCGGCCGGGGAGATAGATGTTACCCGGCATGATGCCCATCAGTGCCTGTCCGGGTGTGATCACGCCGGCGCAGTTCGGCCCGATCAGCCGCATGCGGTCCTCGAAGCGGTAACGGCGCATGTAGCGCTTCACCTGCATCATGTCCTGCGAGGGAATGCCATCGGTGATGCAGACGCACAGCTTGATGCCGGCATCGGCGGCTTCCATGATCGAGTCCGCGGCGAAGGGGGGCGGCACGAAGACGATGCTGGCCTCGGCACGGGTCTCGCGCACCGCGCCTTTGACGGTGTTGAAGATCGGCAGGCCGAGATGCTTCTGGCCGCCTTTGCCGGGCGTGACGCCGCCGACCAGCTTGGTGCCGTAGCGTTTCATGTCGTCGGCATGGAAGCTGCCGATCTTGCCGGTAAACCCCTGGACGATGACGCGGGTGCTGCGGTTGAGCAGGATTGCCATTTTCTCGACCTCCCTCAGGCTGCTTTTTTCTTGGTGGCCGCGCGCCAGGCGGCGACGGCTTTCTCGGCGGCTTCGGCCAGCGTGTCGGCGACGATCACCGCCTCGCCGGAATCAGCCAGGATGCGGCGGCCTTCCTCGGCCCTGGTGCCGGAAAGCCGGACCACCAAGGGCACGTTGACGCCGACCTCGCGTATCGCCTTGATGACGCCTTCAGCGACCCAGTCGCAGCGGTTGATGCCGGCGAAGATGTTGACCAGTATGGTCTCGACATTCTTGTCGCCGAGCACGGCGCGGAAGGATTTCGCCACCCGCTCGGGCGAGGCGCCGCCACCAATGTCGAGGAAGTTGGCCGGCTCGCCGCCGGCGATCTTGATCATGTCCATCGTCGCCATGGCGAGGCCGGCGCCGTTGATGATGCAGCCGATATTGCCGTCGAGGCCGACATAGGAGAGGCCACGGTCGCTGGCGAAGGTTTCACGCGGGTCTTCCTGGCTCTTGTCGCGCAGCTCGGAGATTTCCGGCCGCCGGAACAACGCGTTCTCGTCGAACGACATCTTGGCGTCGAGGGCGACGAGATTGCCGTCGCGGGTCACCACCAGCGGATTGATCTCAAGCATCGAAGCGTCATAGTCGCGGAACACCTGGTAGCAGCTGAAGATGGTTTCGGTTGCCTTGCCGATCAGATTCTGGTCCAGGCCGAGCCCGAAGGCGATCTCCCGCGCCTGGAAGCGCTGCATGCCGACACCGGGATCGACCGTGGCGCGGATGATGGAATCAGGTTTTTTTCAGAGATCTCCTCGATCTCCATGCCGCCGGCGGCCGACGCCACGATCATCACGCGCTCTTCCTTGCGGTCCAGTACAAAGCCGAGATAGAGCTCCTGCGCGATGTCGACGGCTTCCTCGAGATAGAGCCGCGAGATCAGCTTGCCACGCGGGCCGGTCTGCTGGGTCACGAGCTTGCGGCCGAGCATGGCTTCGGCCGCGTTGGCGATCTCCTCGTCGTTGGCGCAGAGCTTGATGCCGCCGGCTTTGCCGCGCGCGCCGGAATGAACCTGCGCCTTTAGCACCCATTTGCTGCCGCCGATCTCGCGCGCCCGATAGCTCGCCTGTTCGGGGCTGTAGGCGAGGCCGCCGCGCGGAACATGAATCCCGTGGCGGGCAAGCAGTTCCTTGGCCTGGTATTCGTGAATGTCCATCTTGTCCTCCCAAAGCTTTCAGTGTGCGGCGGCGTGTGCTTGGCCGGCGCGTTCGATGGCTTCGTTGACCACCAGCACATTGCGCGCCATGCGTTCCGACGCCGCGTCGATCATCTTGCCGTCGAGTGCCGCCGCGCCCTTGCCCTGCGCCTCGGCCTCCTTCAGCACTTCGAGGATGCGCCTGGCGCGAGTGACTTCCTTTTCCGGCGGCGAGAAGACGTCGTTGGCGAGCGCGATCTGCGAGGGATGGATCGCCCATTTGCCTTCGATGCCCAATGCCGCGGCGCGCCTTGCGCCGGCGATGTAGCCCTCAGGGTCGGAGAAATCGCCGAACGGCCCGTCGATGGCGCGCAGGCCGTAGGCCCTGCAGGCAACCGTCATCCGCGACAGAGCGAAATGCCACTGGTCGCCCGGATAGTCGGGATTGAGGCCGCCGATGTTGACGGTGCGCGCCTTGCAACTGGCTGCATAGTCGGCGACGCCGAAATGCATTGCCTCCAGGCGGCCTGATGTAGCGGCGATCGCCTCGACATTGGCCATGCCGAGCGCCGTCTCGATGAGGGCTTCGAGGCCGACGCGGGTCTTAAAACCCTTGGCCATCTCGATCTGGTTGACCATGGCTTCGACCATATAGAGGTCGGCCGGCACGCCAACTTTCGGCACCAGTATGGTGTCCAGCCGGTCGCCAGCCTGTTCCATCACGTCGACCACGTCGCGATACATGTAGTGCGTGTCGAGGCCGTTGATGCGCACCGAAACGGTCTTGCCCTTAGCGCGCCAGTCGATGTCGTTGAGCGCCTGGATGATGTTCTTGCGGGCGCGTTCCTTGTCCGGCGGCGCCACCGCGTCCTCGATGTCGAGGAAGACGAAGTCGGCGGCGCTGTTCGCCGCCTTCTCGATCATCTCGGGACTGGAGCCGGGAACAGCAAGTTCGCTGCGCTGCAGCCTCAGTTTCTTCAGATGGTTGATGGTGTGGCTCATGGCTCGCTCCCGGATCAGGCGGCTTCGGCGATGGCGGACTGCGGCGAGCGGCGGAAATGCGCGATCGCTGCACCGACACCGGAACCCGGCGCCAGCTTGACGCCGCAGTCGAGCAGCGCCAGTTCGGCGGCGGACAGTGATGCCAGCACCATCACCTCGTTCAGCCAGCCGAGATGGCCGATGCGGAAGACCTTGCCCATCACCTTGTTGAGGCCGCCGCCGAGTGACGTCTGGTAGGTGCCGTAGGCGCGCTTGACGATGTCGGCGCTGTCGATGCCTTCGGGCACCAGGATGGCGCTGACCGTATCGGAGTGCCATTTCGGCGCTTTGGCGCAGAGCTTCAGCCCCCAGGCGTCGACCGCCTTGCGCACGCCTTCGGCGAGGCGATGGTGGCGGGCGAAGATGTTGTCGAGCCCTTCCTCGGCGATCAGATCGAGCGAAGCGCGCAGGCCGCGCAGCAGTTGCGTGGCCGGCGTATAGGGGAAATAGCCGGCGTCGTTGGCGCGGATCATGTCCTCGAACGAGAAGAAGCAGCGGCGGTGAGAGGCGACCCTGGAAGCGACGAGCGCCTTCTTGCTGACTGAGAGGAAGCCGAGGCCGGCCGGCAGCATGAAACCTTTCTGCGAGCCGCTGA is part of the Mesorhizobium loti genome and encodes:
- a CDS encoding CoA ester lyase — translated: MSHTINHLKKLRLQRSELAVPGSSPEMIEKAANSAADFVFLDIEDAVAPPDKERARKNIIQALNDIDWRAKGKTVSVRINGLDTHYMYRDVVDVMEQAGDRLDTILVPKVGVPADLYMVEAMVNQIEMAKGFKTRVGLEALIETALGMANVEAIAATSGRLEAMHFGVADYAASCKARTVNIGGLNPDYPGDQWHFALSRMTVACRAYGLRAIDGPFGDFSDPEGYIAGARRAAALGIEGKWAIHPSQIALANDVFSPPEKEVTRARRILEVLKEAEAQGKGAAALDGKMIDAASERMARNVLVVNEAIERAGQAHAAAH
- a CDS encoding aminotransferase class V-fold PLP-dependent enzyme yields the protein MNLPMEDMRAASFPDLTLPLFEDIKKVFKNETGRVFIYPSSGTGAWEAAMTNVLSPGDRVLMSRFGQFSHLWVDMAERLGFEVDVIDCEWGTGVPLDLYAERLKADKAHRIKAVFCTQNETATGVTSDVAGCRAVLDAANHPALLFVDGVSSIGSIDFRQEEWGVDCAVSGSQKGFMLPAGLGFLSVSKKALVASRVASHRRCFFSFEDMIRANDAGYFPYTPATQLLRGLRASLDLIAEEGLDNIFARHHRLAEGVRKAVDAWGLKLCAKAPKWHSDTVSAILVPEGIDSADIVKRAYGTYQTSLGGGLNKVMGKVFRIGHLGWLNEVMVLASLSAAELALLDCGVKLAPGSGVGAAIAHFRRSPQSAIAEAA